Genomic window (Armatimonadota bacterium):
TTCCAGTTCGGCCCTCACTTCGGCGTTCGTGTCAAGGTACTCCCTGGCGTTGTCCCGACCCTGCCCCAGCCGGACCTCGCCGTAGTTGTAGTACGTACCGGCCTTGGTGATGTGGCCCAGTTCGACGGCTTGGTCGAGGACTTCGCCCGACTTGCTGATGCCGTGTCCGAAGATCACGTCGAATTCGGCCTGCCGGAAGGGCGGGGCGACTTTGTTCTTCACGACCTTCACCTTCGTCCTGGCGCCATAGGCTTCCGTGCCGTTCTTCAAGAACTCGCCGCGCCGGACTTCCAACCGGACGGAGGCCCAGAATTTCAGGGCCCGTCCGCCAGGGGTCGTCTCGGGGTTGCCGAACATGACGCCGATCTTCTCGCGGATCTGGTTGATGAAGATCGCGGACGTCTTGGTCTTGTTGAGGGAGCCGCCCAACTTTCGAAGGGCTTGGGACATCATCCTCGCTTGAAGGCCGACGTGACTGTCGCCCATGTCGCCTTCGATCTCGCTCTTGGGGACGAGGGCGGCGACCGAGTCGAGGACGACGATGTCCATCGCCCCGGAACTGATCATGGCGTCCATGATCTGGAGCGCCTCTTCGCCCGTGGTCGGTTGGGCGACGTAGAGTCGGTCCACGTCGACGCCAAGGGTCTTCGCGTACTCCGTGTCGAGCGCGTGCTCCGCGTCCACGAACAAGGCCATGCCGCCGGACTTCTGGGCTTCGGCCACACAGTGAAGGGCCAGCGTCGTCTTGCCGCTCGACTCCCCTCCGTAGATCTCCGTGATCCTGCCGCGGGGGAGGCCACCGACGCCAAGGGCGATGTCGAGGCTGAGCGAACCCGTAGAAACGGCGTCCACCTGCTCCGTCGTCCCTTCTCCGAGCCGCATGATCGTGCCTTTGCCAAAGCTCTTCTCGATCTGCTGGAGCGCCAGCTCCAAGGCCCTTTCCCGATCCGTCATGCCGTTTTTCTCCGTGGTCGCCATCGTCTGCCTCGTCCGGAAACAGTAGACATCAATTTACCATAGGTTGGTTGACGAATCAAGGCCTTGTCGTGTGAAACCGGGATACGGGCCCTTCCTTTAAGGGAGGGCGCTTCCGTTCGTGCGGCGGCCCCTCGTCTTTGGCGTAGACTCGGGCCGCCTGAAAAACCTGCTCGCACTCGCACTGGCGCTGACGGGCTTGACCGCGACCGCGCAACAGACCGTCATCCGCATGATGGCGGGGCCTGCGTTCGGCATTCCCCCGAAGGACGACCCGAACCCGCGCAACCTCACCCGCAGGGCGGTTTTCGACGAGTTCCACCGTCAGAACCCGGACGTCCGCGTCGTCAACGCGGGCGGTCTGGAAATGGTCGGAGACCAGGCCGAGGTCAATTTCCTGATGTCGATGGCGGGCGATACCGCACCCGACGTGTTCTACGTCAACTTCCGACAGTACTTCAACTACATCGACCAAGGCTTCTGCCGCCCCCTCGACGACCTCCTCGACGCCGATCCGGACTCGAAACGGCGCGTGCTCCCCGAGGTCGAAAAGGTCTTGCGCCACTACGACGGACGCATGTACGCGATGCCGTTCTATCAGGTCGCCCAAGCGCTGTACTACCGCAAGGACCATTTTCGGGAAGCCGGGCTCGATCCGAACGAACCGCCCCAAGACTGGGAGCAGTTCCTCGCTTACGGACGCAAACTGACCGAGCGCGGCGGAAGGAACGGATTCGTCTTCGAACAGGGACTCGGCGGGAAGGGTTACTGGTGGACGAACTTCGTCTGGCAAGCGGGCGGCGAGGTCCTCCAGCCCGCCGACCGCGGCTATTCCCGAGCGGTCGTCGGTTCGCCTGAAGCGGCGAAAGCCCTGGACTTCTATCGCAGGCTGGTCCGAGAAACGTGGACCGGGGCGGACGGCAAGACGTACGGTCCGGTCGCATCGATCTCGAGCGATTGGAGCCGGGACGTCCGCGAGGGCCGGATCAGCATGTGGTTCGCGTACACGAACGACGTGCTTCTGAGCATCAGTGACCTACCGCCCTCCCAGATCGGCGTCGCGGCCCTTCCCGCCGGGCCCGCAGGACGGGCCAACGAGATCAACTCCGGCATGTGGGCGGTCAGTTCACAGGTCAAGGATCCGAAGAAGATCGAAGCCTGCTGGAGGTTCATCAAATTCTTCGTCAGCCAAGAAGCCGCCCGCGTCCAGACCGAAAAACTCGTCGAACTGGGACTCGGCAGTCTCGTCAACCCGGTGCTTTTGAAAAAGTTCGGGCACAGCGACATCGCTGAGGCCATCGATCCTGGTTATGTCGAAGCGAACGTCGAAGTCTGGAAGACAGGTCATCCGGAGCCGTACGGACGGAACTCGCAGCAGGTCTACGAGTTCTTGGACCTCGCCCTCGACCGGGCGAAACTGCAGGACACGCCTTCCCTTCAAATCCTAAAAGACGTCGAAGCCGAGATGAACAAGCGGCTGCTCGGCTATATCGAGCCGCAGGAACTCGCGGCCAAGAGACAGACTGTTGCGATATCGATAGGTTTTATCGGAATTATTGGATTGATCCTCGGAATTACGGCGCTCCGAAAGGCACGGCGCACGTTGGCGGTCTACGAAGACAGGCTACCGGCGGGGTCGGACCGGAAACGTGTGCTCCGGTTTGTCGCCGCTTGCCTGTTGCCCGCCGGTCTCAGCATGCTCGTATGGGCGTACTATCCCTTGCTCGCGGGCCTTGTCATCGGCTTCCAGGACTACAGGATCGTTCAAGGCACGAAGTGGGTCGGGCTTGACAACTTCGTCTCCGTCTTGACGCAACCCGTCTTCTACCACGCGGTGCTCAACTCGTTCCTGTACGTACTGCTGACGATCGGAATCGGCTTCCTCTTACCGGTCGCATTGGCCGTCGCCCTGAACGAGATCACGCGGTTCCAACTTCTGTTCCGGACGCTCTTCTATCTTCCGGCCATGACGAGCGGCGTCGTGATCTCCTTCCTCTGGCGGCAGATCTATGACAAAAAGCCAGAGGGCCTCCTGAACCAACTTGTGGCTCCCTTCGCGCCCGCTTTGAACCCCGTGCTCGACGCGTTCCACGGCCCTCATTTGACGGCGGCCAACGACTGGCTGGGCGATCCCAAGCTCGCCCTCCTCGCCGTCGTGATCCCGGGGATCTGGGCCGGTGCAGGGCCAGGCTCGATCCTCTATCTCGCCGCCCTCAAGAACATCCCCGACGAACGCTACGAAGCCGCCGATCTCGACGGAGCCTCGTGGGTCCAGAAGCTATGGAGGATCACGATGCCGGGGCTCAAGCCTCTCATGCTCATCAACCTGCTCGGCGTGTTCATCGGCGGATTTAAAGCGATGGACAACGTGTTCATCTTGACCAAGGGCGGACCGCTCTACGCGACGCACACCATCGGCCTCGAAGTCTGGAAGAACGCGTTCATGTACCTCAAGTTCGGGTACGCGACCGCTGCCGCTTGGGTCATGGGCGCGATCCTGATCGGCTTCACCGTCACGCAGATCCGGTACCTGACGCGCCTGCGTTTCGGGACGGCGAAGGTCTGACGGGTCCGGTCAGTGCCGACCGTGCTCGAGCGGCCATCGTTCGCATTCGACGAGGACAGGCGGCGGAACGCCCTTGACGGGAGCCGGAACGTCCGGGCCGTTGGGATCTTGCCCCCAACCCCGCTCGGCCTCGAGCCATAGCCAACGTGCCCGCAACGTCGACGCCACCCCGAACCTCTCGTCCACGAACGTGAACGCCCTGTCCCGGTAGATCCGACCGACGACGAAGAACAGGTCCAGCATGGGGACAAGCCCGAGGGCCTGACGAAGATCGTCCATTTCCGCGAGGTACTCCTGACGGGTCACCCGCCCAGGATACTGTGCCATTCTCTGGGGATCGACACGTTCTTGGTCGCCGACGTCGGGCTCGACGCGAAGAGCGCCGGATCGCAAGCCGTCTACACCTATTTGGCGGGCCAGTCGCCTGTCCCCGTGCCCGGCGAAGCGTACTTCGTTCCGCTCGGTCCCCGGCGCGCCATCGGCTACGTGCTCGCCGTCCGCGAAGCCGATGAACGATCGCTCGGGTTCGCACCGTCCCGCCTGAGGCCGTTAGGAGCGCGTGTCGAGGGCCTGGCCTTGCCGTCCCAGACCCTCGACCTTGTCCGGGAAGTCGCCCGGCAGACCTTGAGCCCGATGTCCGTCGCCTTGACGGTCGCCGTGCCTCCTTCGGTGCGGGAAAGGCTGGTGACGACGTGGCGGGCGGTCGACCCGCGCCCGACATGCGACGAACCCTTGACCACCGCCCAACAGGAAGCTTTGCGCGTCCTCAAGGACCACGGTGGACTCACGGACAGCAAAGCCGCCCCTCTGGCCGACGGGGCGAAGAGTTCGTTGCGGGCCCTGGAGCGCCGGGGTCTCGCCGTCCAGTCCGTCGAATTAAGCCGGCGACGGGAAGACAACCGGCTCACCGGGCATTTCCGGTTGACGGCAGACCAGGCCAAAGTCGAAACGTTCCTGACCGGTCCGGGCAAAAGACGCCCCGCACAGACGGTCACCCTGATGAGGCTCCAAGGGTCTGAGTCCGCGAGTTTCAGCGTGCAAGAGATCAAGAGCTTGGGCGGAGTCACCGACCAGACGATCAAAGCTCTGGTCCAAGCCGGTCTGCTCGAAGAAGAGTCCGGATCCCCGTCCGGCCTCAAGGCCCCACCACGACCGAACGACCACCAGCAGGCCGCCATCGATGCGATCGGGCGACCGCTCCGCGAAGGACGCCACGAGGAGTTCCTGCTCTTCGGCGTGACCGGCTCGGGAAAGACCGAGGTCTACCTCCGTTGCGCCGCCGAGGCCCTCAAGCGCGGCAGGCAAGTGCTGTACCTTGTCCCCGAGATCGCCCTCACCGCCCAAGTCATCGCCCAACTCCGCGAGCGGTTCGGCGACCAGGTCGCCGTCGTCCACTCGAACATGACCCCCGCCGAGCGCCTCGACAGTTGGCTCAAGGTGAAGAACGGCGAGTGCCCGGTCGTGCTCGGGCCCCGGTCCGCCGTCTTCGCCCCGCTCACCAACGTCGGACTGATCGTGGTCGACGAGGAACACGAGTCGAGCTACAAACAGGAGAACGCCCCCCGCTACCAGACCAAAGCGCTCGCGTCGTACCTGGGCCGACTCTCGGGCTGCCCGGTCGTCTACGGGTCGGCCACGCCGAGCATCGAGTCGTTCTTCGCGGCCGAGCGGGGCGACACGACCCTGTTGCGCCTCCCTTCCCGGGCCGCCGAGGCCGTCCTCCCCACCGTCGAGGTGGTCGATCTGGCCCAGCTCTACCGCGAAAGAAGGCCGTCCGTGCTGTCGCCGCAACTCGACGACAAAGTCCGCGAAGCCTTGGCTCGCCAGGAACAAGCGATCCTCTTCTTGAACCGCCGCGCCTACTCGCCGTTCCTCATCTGCAGGGATTGCGGCCACCGGTTCATGTGCCCCCACTGTGCGGTCTCCCTGGCCTTCCACCGCCGCGACCGCAAGATGCGCTGCCACCAGTGCGGACACCAGGAGGACGTGACCGAGACGTGCCCCGAGTGCGGCGGAACACGGGTCGCGCCGTTCGGGACAGGGACCGAAAAGGTCGAAGAGACGGTCCAGGCCCTGTTCCCCGACGCCAAGGTCAGCCGTCTCGACCGGGACGTCGCCCGCAAGAAGGGCGCGCTCGAAGAGACCATCGCCGCCTTCCGGAGCCGGACGAACGACATCCTCGTCGGGACGCAGATGGTGGCCAAAGGGCTCGACTTCCCCAACGTCACGGTCGTAGGGGTCGTCGCCGCGGACGTGTCGCTGAACGTTCCCGACTTCCGCGCGGGCGAGCGCACCTTCCAACTCCTGTCCCAGGTCGCGGGGCGGGCGGGCCGAGGGACGTCGCCGGGGACGGTCGTCATCCAGACCTTGAGCCCGACCAACGAGGCCGTGCTCTGCGCGCGCGACCACGAATACGAAGGCTTCTACCGGAGCGAACTCGAGCAACGGCGCGAAGCCGGCTATCCGCCGTTCAAGCGGCTCGTCAACGTGCTCGTGACGGGCGAGAACCGCCAGGACGTCGTCGGGCTCGCGGCCGTCGCGGGACAACGCCTCCGCCTTGCGCTGGCAGGAGTGGAGGTGCTCGGGCCGGTCGACTGCCCGATCGAGCGGCTCCAGAACCTCTGGCGCCGCCACATCCTCGTCAAGATGGAACCCGGCTCCGACCCCGGCCCGGTCCGTGACGCGCTGGAAGGGCTGAAAGCGTCGAAGGCGCGGCTGGTGATCGACGTCGACCCGGCGTCGTTGGTGTGAACCTCGGCCTCTCGCCCCCTCCGTCCCGCCGGAGCGGTCCACCTCCCCCGAGTGCGGCACGGACCATCCGCGTTCAGGGGAGGACCTTCTTCGCTTCTCTGACGAGAAGGTCGCCGTGAGAAGCCGATCAGACTCCGCGCCATCGCCTGACCCGCTCCGACCCCCTCCGTCTGCGGGCACGGACATCCCGCAGCCACCTCCCCCGAGTGCGGCACGGACCATCCGCGATCAGGGGAGGATCTCACGCCCACGAGGTCCTCCCCTGATTCCGCGATGATCGTGCGCGGCATCGGGGGAGGTGGACCGCTCCGGCGGGACGGAGGGGGTAAACAGCCGCATGCCGAAACCCCGCGTGCGGTCGGCGAAGACGGTCGGGAAAGGCCGGCGGCTCCGCGCCGACATGAGCCTGCCCGAGGTCTTGCTCTGGCAGGAGCTCCAAAAGAAGCAGTGGGGCCGCAAGTTTCGGAGGCAGCACCGCCACGACCCCTACGTCCTCGATTTCTTCTGCGCCGAGGTCGGGCTCGACGTCGAGATCGACAGCGCCTGGCACGACGGCCGCGCGGCGCAAGACGAGGCGCGGGACGAGCACCTCCTGTCGCTCGGCCTGTGCGTGCTGCGGATCCCGGCGGAAGACGTCCTCGACAGCCCGGAAGCCTGCGCGTCCTGGATCGCCGACGCCTGCGACGAAGTCTCCACGTGGCGGGCGCTCGGCAGACCGGCCGGCTTCAGGTCGGAACAACGCGTGAGACGTCCGTCTCGTTGACCCGCCCGCGCCTCAAACCTGCAAGACTGCGTGTACTGTCTACATGATCGCGTGTCAATGCTGCAGGACCGCGTGTCAACCCTGCAAGACCGCGTGTCAAGCGAGCAAGATTGTGTGTCAATCCTGCAAGACCGCGTGTCAACGCTGCATGACCGCGTGTCAAGCGAGCAAGATTGTGTGTCAATCCTACATGTCCGTGTGTCCGGTCACAGGACGGAGGCTCCTGCAGACCTGACACACGCTCCTGTCGACTTGACACGGAACCTTGTCAAAAGGACAGGAAGAACCGTACGTCGGACATGTCCCCTGTCAAGGCCGACGACCGGCCTTGTGCCCTTGACGACCGCACAAGCAGGATCGACACGCCCGTTAGACGGATGGACGAACACGGGGTGCAACCGGTCTTGCCCCTTGGTCCGCCGGCCCCACGATGACGTTTCCCGTAGCCGGAACCGGCTTCCCGGTACCCTTGCGCCTGGATGACGGTCCGCGAGCTGAGGCAAAAGTATCTGGGGTTCTTCGAATCGAAGGGGCACACGCCCTTTCCGAGCGGCTCCCTCGTGCCCGTCGACGTGACCGGGCGTCTCGACGAATCCTTGCTCTTCAACGGCGCGGGGATGGTGCAGTTCAAGCCCTACTTCCGGGGCATCGCCGAGCCGCCGAACAAGCGCCTCGCGACCGCCCAGAAGTGCCTGCGCACGGGCGACATTGACGAGGTCGGCGACCTCTCCCATCTGACCTTCTTCGAGATGATGGGCAACTTTTCCTTCGGCGACTATTTCAAGCAGGGCGCGATCGACCTCTCGTGGGAGTTCATCACCTCGCCGCAGTGGCTCGCCCTCGACCCGGTGCGGCTGTCGGTGACGGTGTTCGAGGAGGACGACGAGGCCTTCGCCTGCTGGTCGCGGCACTTCGGATCGGTCGGGATCGACCCGGCGACGCGCGTCTTCCGGCTTGGCGAAGAGACGAACTACTGGCCCGCGGGGGCGTTTTCGAGCGGCCCGCCCGGCCCCTGCGGCCCGAACACGGAGATGTTCTACTGGGTCTCGGACGACCCCGTCCCGCCGACCGTGGTCTCGGCCGACGGCACGGGCTATAGCCGCGAGGACTGGATCCGGGACGACGCCGAGAAGCGCTGGCTGGAGTTCTGGAACGACGTCTTCATCCAGTACGAGTGGCAGGGCCTGCCTGTGCCGGAGGGCGGTTACACCAAGACGGGGATGCCCGATCTGCCCTTCCAG
Coding sequences:
- the priA gene encoding primosomal protein N', which produces MVADVGLDAKSAGSQAVYTYLAGQSPVPVPGEAYFVPLGPRRAIGYVLAVREADERSLGFAPSRLRPLGARVEGLALPSQTLDLVREVARQTLSPMSVALTVAVPPSVRERLVTTWRAVDPRPTCDEPLTTAQQEALRVLKDHGGLTDSKAAPLADGAKSSLRALERRGLAVQSVELSRRREDNRLTGHFRLTADQAKVETFLTGPGKRRPAQTVTLMRLQGSESASFSVQEIKSLGGVTDQTIKALVQAGLLEEESGSPSGLKAPPRPNDHQQAAIDAIGRPLREGRHEEFLLFGVTGSGKTEVYLRCAAEALKRGRQVLYLVPEIALTAQVIAQLRERFGDQVAVVHSNMTPAERLDSWLKVKNGECPVVLGPRSAVFAPLTNVGLIVVDEEHESSYKQENAPRYQTKALASYLGRLSGCPVVYGSATPSIESFFAAERGDTTLLRLPSRAAEAVLPTVEVVDLAQLYRERRPSVLSPQLDDKVREALARQEQAILFLNRRAYSPFLICRDCGHRFMCPHCAVSLAFHRRDRKMRCHQCGHQEDVTETCPECGGTRVAPFGTGTEKVEETVQALFPDAKVSRLDRDVARKKGALEETIAAFRSRTNDILVGTQMVAKGLDFPNVTVVGVVAADVSLNVPDFRAGERTFQLLSQVAGRAGRGTSPGTVVIQTLSPTNEAVLCARDHEYEGFYRSELEQRREAGYPPFKRLVNVLVTGENRQDVVGLAAVAGQRLRLALAGVEVLGPVDCPIERLQNLWRRHILVKMEPGSDPGPVRDALEGLKASKARLVIDVDPASLV
- a CDS encoding extracellular solute-binding protein — its product is MRRPLVFGVDSGRLKNLLALALALTGLTATAQQTVIRMMAGPAFGIPPKDDPNPRNLTRRAVFDEFHRQNPDVRVVNAGGLEMVGDQAEVNFLMSMAGDTAPDVFYVNFRQYFNYIDQGFCRPLDDLLDADPDSKRRVLPEVEKVLRHYDGRMYAMPFYQVAQALYYRKDHFREAGLDPNEPPQDWEQFLAYGRKLTERGGRNGFVFEQGLGGKGYWWTNFVWQAGGEVLQPADRGYSRAVVGSPEAAKALDFYRRLVRETWTGADGKTYGPVASISSDWSRDVREGRISMWFAYTNDVLLSISDLPPSQIGVAALPAGPAGRANEINSGMWAVSSQVKDPKKIEACWRFIKFFVSQEAARVQTEKLVELGLGSLVNPVLLKKFGHSDIAEAIDPGYVEANVEVWKTGHPEPYGRNSQQVYEFLDLALDRAKLQDTPSLQILKDVEAEMNKRLLGYIEPQELAAKRQTVAISIGFIGIIGLILGITALRKARRTLAVYEDRLPAGSDRKRVLRFVAACLLPAGLSMLVWAYYPLLAGLVIGFQDYRIVQGTKWVGLDNFVSVLTQPVFYHAVLNSFLYVLLTIGIGFLLPVALAVALNEITRFQLLFRTLFYLPAMTSGVVISFLWRQIYDKKPEGLLNQLVAPFAPALNPVLDAFHGPHLTAANDWLGDPKLALLAVVIPGIWAGAGPGSILYLAALKNIPDERYEAADLDGASWVQKLWRITMPGLKPLMLINLLGVFIGGFKAMDNVFILTKGGPLYATHTIGLEVWKNAFMYLKFGYATAAAWVMGAILIGFTVTQIRYLTRLRFGTAKV
- a CDS encoding DUF559 domain-containing protein; this translates as MPKPRVRSAKTVGKGRRLRADMSLPEVLLWQELQKKQWGRKFRRQHRHDPYVLDFFCAEVGLDVEIDSAWHDGRAAQDEARDEHLLSLGLCVLRIPAEDVLDSPEACASWIADACDEVSTWRALGRPAGFRSEQRVRRPSR
- the recA gene encoding recombinase RecA, producing the protein MTDRERALELALQQIEKSFGKGTIMRLGEGTTEQVDAVSTGSLSLDIALGVGGLPRGRITEIYGGESSGKTTLALHCVAEAQKSGGMALFVDAEHALDTEYAKTLGVDVDRLYVAQPTTGEEALQIMDAMISSGAMDIVVLDSVAALVPKSEIEGDMGDSHVGLQARMMSQALRKLGGSLNKTKTSAIFINQIREKIGVMFGNPETTPGGRALKFWASVRLEVRRGEFLKNGTEAYGARTKVKVVKNKVAPPFRQAEFDVIFGHGISKSGEVLDQAVELGHITKAGTYYNYGEVRLGQGRDNAREYLDTNAEVRAELESKIRAKLLAKPEPATAVAAIEE